One genomic region from Hyalangium ruber encodes:
- a CDS encoding serine/threonine protein kinase, producing MATARQPWSVPGVILFSHGDLSYEVDLFRPLVEELAQSRLGEMTVPAYERTEKKRLREVIVRSLPPTSSDDPELLERMRARLREEAHLATYLQHPRIARTLGPYEVQGVLYIVSDRVEGTSINTLITYSQMREKLLSPAFCLYVGAEVAGALHYAHTCKDENGAPLGIVHRDLNPARIFLEPEGGVILTDFARARSLLPGRVASTLPRPHGDVFYCSPEALLCEETNPRSDLFSLGLVLLELATWRHLYSTATVRPDDLEEELTTKVKAQVLDAAITAMEAELPDHAEDCILRAATFTREEVDEITEPLAHPLRSIVRKLIQRNPEDRYQSAAEVEADLRAGLAALGAPYGPKEALDEVQLSLTGASMSRGVLGPTSESQLPPNMVTEEDIINERDSTP from the coding sequence ATGGCCACTGCTCGCCAACCCTGGAGCGTCCCGGGGGTGATTCTCTTCTCTCATGGCGATCTCTCGTATGAGGTCGATCTGTTTCGACCGTTGGTCGAAGAGTTGGCCCAATCCAGGCTCGGGGAAATGACCGTCCCAGCCTATGAACGCACCGAGAAGAAGCGCCTGCGGGAAGTCATCGTCCGCAGCCTGCCGCCTACGTCGTCTGACGATCCCGAATTGCTGGAAAGGATGCGCGCGCGGCTCCGAGAAGAGGCGCACCTCGCCACGTACCTGCAACATCCGAGGATCGCCCGCACTCTTGGGCCCTACGAAGTTCAAGGCGTCCTCTACATCGTGTCCGACCGTGTAGAGGGCACCTCGATCAACACTCTGATCACCTACTCGCAGATGCGCGAAAAGCTCCTCTCCCCGGCGTTCTGCCTCTACGTGGGCGCCGAGGTTGCGGGCGCGCTGCACTACGCGCACACCTGCAAGGACGAGAACGGCGCCCCGCTGGGCATCGTTCATCGGGACTTGAACCCCGCCCGCATCTTCCTGGAGCCAGAGGGAGGGGTGATACTGACGGACTTTGCCCGCGCGCGCTCCCTGCTCCCGGGCCGAGTGGCATCGACGTTGCCGCGCCCTCATGGTGACGTGTTCTATTGCTCCCCCGAGGCGTTGCTCTGCGAGGAGACGAATCCGCGCTCGGATCTGTTCTCGCTGGGGCTGGTGCTGCTGGAACTGGCCACGTGGCGCCACCTCTACAGCACCGCCACCGTGCGGCCCGACGACTTGGAGGAGGAGCTAACCACGAAGGTCAAGGCGCAGGTTCTAGACGCGGCGATCACGGCCATGGAGGCAGAGCTACCGGACCATGCGGAAGACTGCATCCTGCGGGCTGCCACGTTCACCCGGGAAGAAGTGGACGAGATCACCGAGCCTCTCGCGCATCCGCTGCGCTCCATCGTCCGCAAGTTGATCCAGCGGAACCCGGAAGATCGCTATCAGTCGGCTGCTGAGGTGGAGGCCGATCTGCGGGCGGGCCTTGCTGCGCTGGGAGCCCCCTACGGGCCCAAGGAGGCGCTAGACGAGGTGCAGCTCTCTCTGACGGGGGCCAGCATGAGCCGGGGCGTTCTCGGGCCCACGAGCGAGAGCCAGCTGCCGCCCAACATGGTAACGGAAGAGGACATCATCAACGAGCGGGACAGCACTCCCTAG